The Eurosta solidaginis isolate ZX-2024a chromosome 4, ASM4086904v1, whole genome shotgun sequence genome includes a window with the following:
- the LOC137251324 gene encoding T-complex protein 1 subunit delta-like isoform X2, with protein sequence MPNPISEIFENQNSAGYAFITNQHGLLPPLVTTKYVVEDQADLLKTTALSFTLTISPMARTVKGEYEPLMSNINAVRTTLGPRSMDKHIVDCSGKATISNVGANIMKLLDIQP encoded by the exons atgccaaatccgataagcgaaatctttgaaaatcaaaatagcgctggttatgcttttattactaatcaacatggtttattaccaccactggtgaccacaaaatatgtggtagaagatcagg ctgatttattaaaaacaacagctttgtcctttacacttaccatctcaccaatggcacgcacggttaagggtgaatatgagccactcaTGTCCAACATcaacgctgtacgcactacattgggtccacgcagtatggacaagcatattgttgattgcagtggtaaggccacaatttcaaatgttggtgcaaacattatgaaactattggatatccaaccgtaa
- the LOC137251324 gene encoding uncharacterized protein isoform X1: MVLWYRSVPDLYPAKDHHIHNTPQSLRGATLSLQQQQQQPPLVTTKYVVEDQADLLKTTALSFTLTISPMARTVKGEYEPLMSNINAVRTTLGPRSMDKHIVDCSGKATISNVGANIMKLLDIQP; this comes from the exons atggtgctatggtaccggagcgtaccggatttgtatccggcaaaggaccatcacatccataacactccccaaagccttcggggagcaaccttatcgctacaacaacaacaacaacaac caccactggtgaccacaaaatatgtggtagaagatcagg ctgatttattaaaaacaacagctttgtcctttacacttaccatctcaccaatggcacgcacggttaagggtgaatatgagccactcaTGTCCAACATcaacgctgtacgcactacattgggtccacgcagtatggacaagcatattgttgattgcagtggtaaggccacaatttcaaatgttggtgcaaacattatgaaactattggatatccaaccgtaa
- the LOC137251323 gene encoding man(5)GlcNAc(2)-PP-dolichol translocation protein RFT1 isoform X1: MERNVLHSSLISAVFNIIFQVLCRLLTFAINAFIVRNVGRDVLGIMNVRLLLLESTLLFLSREAFTRAGLSATTQQRDKCTWAQLINQMWLTVPTCIVICLPCVYIWLHMLTPVEEKFTAQYRFGCYAMAWSCVIELCAEAPNFVSQVFCFVRLRIVLSTFHILVRSAVFLWIVINDKSAAIHAFAMAQLISTITIIIGNYGFFYIYIKRFIQKNAIKDKYSKLDSNQYDAMSDFPFRKITDFLPGIMENQGKFLNSELQILTLSFVKQGVLKQILTEGEKYVMSISPVLSFSEQATYDVVNNLGSLAARFIFRPMEDSSYFFFTQTIARDVELHKQPRDNVLQAAKVLQNLSLAVTSIGLLALTFGQSYSHAVLLMYGGSDFVAGGLPELLLKWHCLAIFFLAINGITEGYMFATNTSKDIDKYNYLMAIFSISFLILSYILTSWLGPLGFIFANCINMFFRICYSIRYINHQYKPTGLKPLHGLLPGKSFIITLFLTGIFCKYSMYHSSTLFQHILYGFLSVVICVIVWTIENRELVKLGWRYGRRHISD, encoded by the exons ATGGAGCGGAATGTGCTCCACAGCAGTTTAATCAGCGCAGTTTTCAATATTATATTCCAG GTCTTATGCCGTCTGTTAACATTTGCCATCAATGCCTTCATTGTACGCAATGTTGGACGAGATGTTCTCGGTATTATGAACGTACGTTTATTGCTGTTGGAAAGTACACTGCTTTTCTTATCGAGAGAAGCTTTTACACGTGCTGGTTTAAGCGCTACGACACAGCAACGTGATAAATGTACATGGGCACAGTTAATAAATCAAATGTGGCTAAC TGTTCCCACTTGTATAGTTATATGCTTACCTTGTGTTTATATATGGCTACATATGCTAACACCCGTCGAAGAAAAATTCACCGCACAATATCGTTTTGGTTGCTATGCAATGGCTTGGTCGTGTGTCATTGAATTATGTGCTGAAGCGCCTAATTTTGTGTCACAAGTATTTTGTTTTGTTCGCCTAAGAATTGTGCTGAGCACATTCCATATTTTGGTCCGTTCTGCAGTTTTCCTTTGGATTGTTATAAATGATAAAAGCGCTGCTATTCATGCGTTTGCAATGGCACAGTTAATTAGTACAATAACAATCATTATTGgcaattatggatttttttacatttacataAAACGGTTCATTCAAAAAAATGCAATTAAAGATAAATACTCCAAATTGGATAGTAATCAATATGATGCCATGAGTGATTTTCCTTTTCGAAAAATCACTGATTTTCTTCCGGGAATAATGGAAAATCAG GGAAAATTCTTGAATTCAGAATTGCAAATTCTTACACTTAGTTTCGTTAAACAAGGTGTACTAAAACAAATCCTAACCGAGGGTGAGAAATATGTTATGTCCATTAGCCCGGTATTAAGCTTTAGTGAACAAGCGACATATGATGTGGTGAATAACTTGGGCAGTTTAGCGGCACGCTTTATTTTCAGGCCCATGGAAGATAGCAGTTACTTTTTCTTTACACAAACAATAGCTCGTGATGTTGAACTACATAAACAACCCCGT GATAATGTTTTGCAAGCAGCTAAGGTCCTACAAAACTTATCATTAGCCGTAACATCAATTGGGCTATTGGCTTTAACTTTTGGTCAAAGTTATTCGCATGCTGTACTTCTAATGTATGGTGGATCTGATTTTGTTGCTGGTGGCTTACCAGAACTTTTATTAAAATGGCATTGTTTAGCTATTTTCTTTTTGGCTATAAATGGCATAACTGAGGGTTATATGTTTGCAACGAATACCAGCAAAGATATCGACAAATACAATTACTTAATGGCTATATTTTCAATTAGTTTTCTAATACTTTCCTATATTTTAACAAGTTGGTTGGGACCTCTTGGTTTTATATTTGCGAATTGCATTAATATGTTTTTCAGAATTTGTTACAG TATACGCTATATAAATCATCAATATAAACCGACAGGCTTGAAGCCATTGCATGGATTGCTGCCCGGAAAGTCGTTCATTATAACTCTTTTCTTAACAGgcatattttgtaaatattctATG TATCATTCAAGTACGCTTTTCCAGCACATCTTATACGGCTTTCTCAGTGTTGTTATTTGTGTTATTGTTTGGACAATTGAAAATCGTGAACTTGTTAAATTGGGTTGGCGATATGGACGACGCCATATATCCGATTAA
- the LOC137251323 gene encoding man(5)GlcNAc(2)-PP-dolichol translocation protein RFT1 isoform X2: protein MNVRLLLLESTLLFLSREAFTRAGLSATTQQRDKCTWAQLINQMWLTVPTCIVICLPCVYIWLHMLTPVEEKFTAQYRFGCYAMAWSCVIELCAEAPNFVSQVFCFVRLRIVLSTFHILVRSAVFLWIVINDKSAAIHAFAMAQLISTITIIIGNYGFFYIYIKRFIQKNAIKDKYSKLDSNQYDAMSDFPFRKITDFLPGIMENQGKFLNSELQILTLSFVKQGVLKQILTEGEKYVMSISPVLSFSEQATYDVVNNLGSLAARFIFRPMEDSSYFFFTQTIARDVELHKQPRDNVLQAAKVLQNLSLAVTSIGLLALTFGQSYSHAVLLMYGGSDFVAGGLPELLLKWHCLAIFFLAINGITEGYMFATNTSKDIDKYNYLMAIFSISFLILSYILTSWLGPLGFIFANCINMFFRICYSIRYINHQYKPTGLKPLHGLLPGKSFIITLFLTGIFCKYSMYHSSTLFQHILYGFLSVVICVIVWTIENRELVKLGWRYGRRHISD, encoded by the exons ATGAACGTACGTTTATTGCTGTTGGAAAGTACACTGCTTTTCTTATCGAGAGAAGCTTTTACACGTGCTGGTTTAAGCGCTACGACACAGCAACGTGATAAATGTACATGGGCACAGTTAATAAATCAAATGTGGCTAAC TGTTCCCACTTGTATAGTTATATGCTTACCTTGTGTTTATATATGGCTACATATGCTAACACCCGTCGAAGAAAAATTCACCGCACAATATCGTTTTGGTTGCTATGCAATGGCTTGGTCGTGTGTCATTGAATTATGTGCTGAAGCGCCTAATTTTGTGTCACAAGTATTTTGTTTTGTTCGCCTAAGAATTGTGCTGAGCACATTCCATATTTTGGTCCGTTCTGCAGTTTTCCTTTGGATTGTTATAAATGATAAAAGCGCTGCTATTCATGCGTTTGCAATGGCACAGTTAATTAGTACAATAACAATCATTATTGgcaattatggatttttttacatttacataAAACGGTTCATTCAAAAAAATGCAATTAAAGATAAATACTCCAAATTGGATAGTAATCAATATGATGCCATGAGTGATTTTCCTTTTCGAAAAATCACTGATTTTCTTCCGGGAATAATGGAAAATCAG GGAAAATTCTTGAATTCAGAATTGCAAATTCTTACACTTAGTTTCGTTAAACAAGGTGTACTAAAACAAATCCTAACCGAGGGTGAGAAATATGTTATGTCCATTAGCCCGGTATTAAGCTTTAGTGAACAAGCGACATATGATGTGGTGAATAACTTGGGCAGTTTAGCGGCACGCTTTATTTTCAGGCCCATGGAAGATAGCAGTTACTTTTTCTTTACACAAACAATAGCTCGTGATGTTGAACTACATAAACAACCCCGT GATAATGTTTTGCAAGCAGCTAAGGTCCTACAAAACTTATCATTAGCCGTAACATCAATTGGGCTATTGGCTTTAACTTTTGGTCAAAGTTATTCGCATGCTGTACTTCTAATGTATGGTGGATCTGATTTTGTTGCTGGTGGCTTACCAGAACTTTTATTAAAATGGCATTGTTTAGCTATTTTCTTTTTGGCTATAAATGGCATAACTGAGGGTTATATGTTTGCAACGAATACCAGCAAAGATATCGACAAATACAATTACTTAATGGCTATATTTTCAATTAGTTTTCTAATACTTTCCTATATTTTAACAAGTTGGTTGGGACCTCTTGGTTTTATATTTGCGAATTGCATTAATATGTTTTTCAGAATTTGTTACAG TATACGCTATATAAATCATCAATATAAACCGACAGGCTTGAAGCCATTGCATGGATTGCTGCCCGGAAAGTCGTTCATTATAACTCTTTTCTTAACAGgcatattttgtaaatattctATG TATCATTCAAGTACGCTTTTCCAGCACATCTTATACGGCTTTCTCAGTGTTGTTATTTGTGTTATTGTTTGGACAATTGAAAATCGTGAACTTGTTAAATTGGGTTGGCGATATGGACGACGCCATATATCCGATTAA